A region of Sesamum indicum cultivar Zhongzhi No. 13 linkage group LG7, S_indicum_v1.0, whole genome shotgun sequence DNA encodes the following proteins:
- the LOC105166191 gene encoding F-box/FBD/LRR-repeat protein At1g13570 isoform X3, whose amino-acid sequence MSNMKQREPPELPCNLRIEVDRISNLPGHIIDKILSHLSLRDAVRTSILSTKWRYKWVTLPYLVFDNQSVLVSAQDQTLVKNKLVSIVDHVLLLHTGPIHKFKLSHRDLQGVSDIDRWILFLSRGSVKEFILEIWKGHRYRLPSSIYSCQKLIHLELFNCLLKPPSNFNGFRSLKSLDLQHITMDQLAFEHMISSCPLLERLTLMNFDGFTLLNIHAPNLLFFDVGGVFEDVSFRDTFHLAVVSIGLYVNTGNERNLAFGSTGNLIKFFACLPHIQRLEVQSFFLKYLAAGTIPGKLPKPCVDLSFLSIRINFNDIEENLAALCLLRSCPNLQELEMLARTEDQAPSRAATNIAENFQSFPFNQLRIIKIVGISGIRQELYFINFLLANTPVLERMTVKPASMDGGWELVKELLRFRRASMHAEIIYLDP is encoded by the exons ATGAGTAATATG AAGCAAAGAGAACCACCAGAGTTGCCTTGCAATTTAAGAATAGAGGTGGACAGAATTAGCAACTTACCAGGGCATATCATAGACAAAATTTTGTCACATTTATCACTGAGGGATGCTGTTCGCACAAGTATTTTGTCTACCAAGTGGAGATACAAATGGGTCACCCTTCCTTATCTTGTATTTGATAATCAATCTGTTTTAGTCTCTGCACAAGATCAAACCCTCGTAAAAAACAAACTAGTGAGTATTGTTGACCATGTGCTTTTACTTCATACTGGCCCGATACACAAATTTAAGCTTTCTCATCGAGATCTTCAAGGTGTTAGTGATATTGATAGATGGATTCTATTCCTGTCAAGGGGTTCTGTCAAGGAATTTATACTTGAAATATGGAAAGGTCATCGTTACAGGCTTCCTTCTTCTATATACTCGTGTCAAAAGTTGATTCATTTGGAACTTTTTAACTGTCTTTTGAAACCTCCATCTAATTTTAATGGCTTTAGAAGCTTGAAGAGCCTTGATCTTCAACACATCACCATGGATCAATTGGCATTTGAGCATATGATATCCAGTTGTCCTTTACTCGAGCGGCTGACATTGATGAACTTTGATGGTTTTACCCTTCTTAATATCCATGCTCCAAATCTCCTTTTCTTTGATGTTGGAGGAGTTTTTGAAGATGTCAGTTTCCGAGATACCTTCCATCTGGCTGTTGTCTCTATCGGTCTGTATGTGAACACTGGAAATGAACGCAATCTAGCTTTTGGCAGCACTGGCAATTTGATCAAGTTTTTTGCCTGCCTTCCTCATATTCAAAGGCTAGAAGTGCAGAGCTTTTTTTTGAAG TATTTGGCTGCTGGAACCATTCCAGGGAAGCTGCCTAAACCTTGTGTTGATCTTAGTTTTCTTTCAATACGCATTAATTTCAATGACATTGAAGAGAACCTGGCTGCTCTTTGCCTTCTCAGAAGTTGTCCCAACCTTCAGGAACTTGAGATGTTG GCTCGCACAGAGGACCAGGCTCCCTCAAGAGCAGCCACCAACattgctgaaaattttcagagCTTTCCCTTTAATCAACTACGGATTATTAAGATTGTCGGAATCTCTGGCATTCGACAAGAACTGTATTTCATCAACTTCCTGCTCGCTAACACACCAGTTCTTGAAAGGATGACAGTCAAGCCGGCTTCAATGGACGGCGGATGGGAATTAGTGAAGGAGCTACTTCGCTTCCGACGAGCTTCCATGCATGCAGAAATCATTTACCTGGATCCTTAG
- the LOC105166191 gene encoding F-box/FBD/LRR-repeat protein At1g13570 isoform X1: MLSLCDTTSCIYLSTFYCVLRRPVLCCLNGTYMLVLNLQKQREPPELPCNLRIEVDRISNLPGHIIDKILSHLSLRDAVRTSILSTKWRYKWVTLPYLVFDNQSVLVSAQDQTLVKNKLVSIVDHVLLLHTGPIHKFKLSHRDLQGVSDIDRWILFLSRGSVKEFILEIWKGHRYRLPSSIYSCQKLIHLELFNCLLKPPSNFNGFRSLKSLDLQHITMDQLAFEHMISSCPLLERLTLMNFDGFTLLNIHAPNLLFFDVGGVFEDVSFRDTFHLAVVSIGLYVNTGNERNLAFGSTGNLIKFFACLPHIQRLEVQSFFLKYLAAGTIPGKLPKPCVDLSFLSIRINFNDIEENLAALCLLRSCPNLQELEMLARTEDQAPSRAATNIAENFQSFPFNQLRIIKIVGISGIRQELYFINFLLANTPVLERMTVKPASMDGGWELVKELLRFRRASMHAEIIYLDP, encoded by the exons ATGTTATCTCTCTGTGACACTACATCATGTATCTATTTATCAACGTTCTATTGTGTGCTACGCAGGCCAGTGTTGTGTTGCTTGAACGGAACTTACATGCTTGTTCTTAATTTGCAGAAGCAAAGAGAACCACCAGAGTTGCCTTGCAATTTAAGAATAGAGGTGGACAGAATTAGCAACTTACCAGGGCATATCATAGACAAAATTTTGTCACATTTATCACTGAGGGATGCTGTTCGCACAAGTATTTTGTCTACCAAGTGGAGATACAAATGGGTCACCCTTCCTTATCTTGTATTTGATAATCAATCTGTTTTAGTCTCTGCACAAGATCAAACCCTCGTAAAAAACAAACTAGTGAGTATTGTTGACCATGTGCTTTTACTTCATACTGGCCCGATACACAAATTTAAGCTTTCTCATCGAGATCTTCAAGGTGTTAGTGATATTGATAGATGGATTCTATTCCTGTCAAGGGGTTCTGTCAAGGAATTTATACTTGAAATATGGAAAGGTCATCGTTACAGGCTTCCTTCTTCTATATACTCGTGTCAAAAGTTGATTCATTTGGAACTTTTTAACTGTCTTTTGAAACCTCCATCTAATTTTAATGGCTTTAGAAGCTTGAAGAGCCTTGATCTTCAACACATCACCATGGATCAATTGGCATTTGAGCATATGATATCCAGTTGTCCTTTACTCGAGCGGCTGACATTGATGAACTTTGATGGTTTTACCCTTCTTAATATCCATGCTCCAAATCTCCTTTTCTTTGATGTTGGAGGAGTTTTTGAAGATGTCAGTTTCCGAGATACCTTCCATCTGGCTGTTGTCTCTATCGGTCTGTATGTGAACACTGGAAATGAACGCAATCTAGCTTTTGGCAGCACTGGCAATTTGATCAAGTTTTTTGCCTGCCTTCCTCATATTCAAAGGCTAGAAGTGCAGAGCTTTTTTTTGAAG TATTTGGCTGCTGGAACCATTCCAGGGAAGCTGCCTAAACCTTGTGTTGATCTTAGTTTTCTTTCAATACGCATTAATTTCAATGACATTGAAGAGAACCTGGCTGCTCTTTGCCTTCTCAGAAGTTGTCCCAACCTTCAGGAACTTGAGATGTTG GCTCGCACAGAGGACCAGGCTCCCTCAAGAGCAGCCACCAACattgctgaaaattttcagagCTTTCCCTTTAATCAACTACGGATTATTAAGATTGTCGGAATCTCTGGCATTCGACAAGAACTGTATTTCATCAACTTCCTGCTCGCTAACACACCAGTTCTTGAAAGGATGACAGTCAAGCCGGCTTCAATGGACGGCGGATGGGAATTAGTGAAGGAGCTACTTCGCTTCCGACGAGCTTCCATGCATGCAGAAATCATTTACCTGGATCCTTAG
- the LOC105166191 gene encoding F-box/FBD/LRR-repeat protein At1g13570 isoform X2, which produces MLVLNLQKQREPPELPCNLRIEVDRISNLPGHIIDKILSHLSLRDAVRTSILSTKWRYKWVTLPYLVFDNQSVLVSAQDQTLVKNKLVSIVDHVLLLHTGPIHKFKLSHRDLQGVSDIDRWILFLSRGSVKEFILEIWKGHRYRLPSSIYSCQKLIHLELFNCLLKPPSNFNGFRSLKSLDLQHITMDQLAFEHMISSCPLLERLTLMNFDGFTLLNIHAPNLLFFDVGGVFEDVSFRDTFHLAVVSIGLYVNTGNERNLAFGSTGNLIKFFACLPHIQRLEVQSFFLKYLAAGTIPGKLPKPCVDLSFLSIRINFNDIEENLAALCLLRSCPNLQELEMLARTEDQAPSRAATNIAENFQSFPFNQLRIIKIVGISGIRQELYFINFLLANTPVLERMTVKPASMDGGWELVKELLRFRRASMHAEIIYLDP; this is translated from the exons ATGCTTGTTCTTAATTTGCAGAAGCAAAGAGAACCACCAGAGTTGCCTTGCAATTTAAGAATAGAGGTGGACAGAATTAGCAACTTACCAGGGCATATCATAGACAAAATTTTGTCACATTTATCACTGAGGGATGCTGTTCGCACAAGTATTTTGTCTACCAAGTGGAGATACAAATGGGTCACCCTTCCTTATCTTGTATTTGATAATCAATCTGTTTTAGTCTCTGCACAAGATCAAACCCTCGTAAAAAACAAACTAGTGAGTATTGTTGACCATGTGCTTTTACTTCATACTGGCCCGATACACAAATTTAAGCTTTCTCATCGAGATCTTCAAGGTGTTAGTGATATTGATAGATGGATTCTATTCCTGTCAAGGGGTTCTGTCAAGGAATTTATACTTGAAATATGGAAAGGTCATCGTTACAGGCTTCCTTCTTCTATATACTCGTGTCAAAAGTTGATTCATTTGGAACTTTTTAACTGTCTTTTGAAACCTCCATCTAATTTTAATGGCTTTAGAAGCTTGAAGAGCCTTGATCTTCAACACATCACCATGGATCAATTGGCATTTGAGCATATGATATCCAGTTGTCCTTTACTCGAGCGGCTGACATTGATGAACTTTGATGGTTTTACCCTTCTTAATATCCATGCTCCAAATCTCCTTTTCTTTGATGTTGGAGGAGTTTTTGAAGATGTCAGTTTCCGAGATACCTTCCATCTGGCTGTTGTCTCTATCGGTCTGTATGTGAACACTGGAAATGAACGCAATCTAGCTTTTGGCAGCACTGGCAATTTGATCAAGTTTTTTGCCTGCCTTCCTCATATTCAAAGGCTAGAAGTGCAGAGCTTTTTTTTGAAG TATTTGGCTGCTGGAACCATTCCAGGGAAGCTGCCTAAACCTTGTGTTGATCTTAGTTTTCTTTCAATACGCATTAATTTCAATGACATTGAAGAGAACCTGGCTGCTCTTTGCCTTCTCAGAAGTTGTCCCAACCTTCAGGAACTTGAGATGTTG GCTCGCACAGAGGACCAGGCTCCCTCAAGAGCAGCCACCAACattgctgaaaattttcagagCTTTCCCTTTAATCAACTACGGATTATTAAGATTGTCGGAATCTCTGGCATTCGACAAGAACTGTATTTCATCAACTTCCTGCTCGCTAACACACCAGTTCTTGAAAGGATGACAGTCAAGCCGGCTTCAATGGACGGCGGATGGGAATTAGTGAAGGAGCTACTTCGCTTCCGACGAGCTTCCATGCATGCAGAAATCATTTACCTGGATCCTTAG
- the LOC105166193 gene encoding protein DETOXIFICATION 33, producing the protein MDGGVKEALLEKRHHQEKGGEGFIKEFGAESKTLWKLSGPAIFTSICQYSLGALTQTFAGQVGEIELAAVSVENSVIAGLAFGAMLGMGSALETLCGQAYGAGQVRMLGVYMQRSWVILLTTACVLLPLYIFAPPILLFFGESAEISRAAGQFALWMIPQLFAYALNFPIQKFLQSQRKMMVMAWISGIILVLHTVFSWLLILKLGWGLVGAAVTLNLSWWLIIVLQLIYIFYTKSDGAWGGFSWLAFQDLYGFAKLSLASSIMLCLEFWYLMVIIVIAGHLENPVVPVDAISICMNIQGWDAMISFGFNAAISVRVSNELGAGNARAAKFSVVVVSITTVFIGVVGMVAVIAAKDVFPYLFTNSEAVAKETTRLSILLAVTVLLNGLQPVLSGVAVGAGWQSLVAYINIGCYYIVGLPLGILLGFVFKLGAMGIWGGMIGGICLQTLILVVVTSSRNWDTEAKEALSRVRKWGGAIADH; encoded by the exons ATGGACGGCGGCGTGAAGGAAGCGCTTCTTGAGAAGCGCCACCACCAGGAAAAAGGGGGAGAGGGCTTCATTAAAGAGTTCGGCGCAGAGTCGAAGACGCTATGGAAACTCTCCGGGCCGGCGATATTCACATCCATCTGCCAGTACTCTCTAGGTGCACTGACTCAAACTTTCGCCGGCCAGGTGGGGGAGATCGAGCTTGCCGCCGTCTCCGTCGAGAACTCCGTCATTGCCGGGCTCGCTTTCGGCGCTATG CTGGGAATGGGAAGCGCGCTGGAGACGCTGTGTGGGCAGGCATACGGTGCAGGGCAGGTGAGGATGTTGGGCGTATACATGCAAAGGTCATGGGTCATACTGCTGACCACCGCGTGCGTGCTGCTCCCGCTCTACATCTTCGCTCCGCCCATCCTTCTCTTCTTCGGAGAGTCTGCCGAGATTTCTCGGGCTGCCG GTCAATTTGCACTGTGGATGATACCACAGCTGTTCGCGTATGCTTTGAATTTTCCAATACAGAAATTCCTGCAGTCGCAGAGGAAGATGATGGTAATGGCGTGGATTTCGGGCATCATTTTGGTTCTGCACACGGTTTTCAGCTGGTTGCTGATACTGAAACTGGGGTGGGGCTTGGTGGGAGCTGCCGTGACTCTGAACCTGTCGTGGTGGCTCATCATCGTTCTGCAGTTGATCTACATATTCTACACGAAATCAGATGGTGCTTGGGGCGGATTCTCGTGGTTGGCGTTCCAAGACTTGTACGGCTTCGCCAAGCTCTCTCTGGCCTCTTCTATAATGTTGTG CTTGGAGTTCTGGTACCTGATGGTAATAATAGTGATAGCAGGTCATCTGGAGAACCCTGTGGTGCCCGTTGATGCCATTTCTATCTG CATGAATATCCAAGGATGGGATGCAATGATTTCATTTGGATTTAATGCTgccataag TGTAAGAGTCTCCAACGAACTCGGAGCTGGCAATGCAAGAGCTGCAAAATTCTCAGTTGTGGTGGTCTCAATCACAACGGTGTTTATCGGGGTGGTGGGCATGGTGGCCGTTATAGCGGCCAAAGATGTCTTCCCCTACCTTTTCACCAATAGCGAGGCAGTCGCTAAGGAGACGACTCGACTGTCGATTCTTCTTGCAGTTACGGTTCTGCTCAACGGTCTTCAGCCCGTCCTGTCTG GGGTTGCCGTTGGAGCTGGATGGCAGTCTCTTGTGGCGTACATCAACATCGGATGTTATTACATTGTGGGATTACCGCTAGGCATACTGTTGGGCTTCGTGTTTAAGTTGGGGGCAATG GGAATTTGGGGTGGGATGATTGGAGGAATTTGTCTGCAGACACTCATCTTGGTAGTGGTTACTTCAAGCAGAAACTGGGACACAGAA